Proteins encoded together in one Nocardioides marinisabuli window:
- the thiS gene encoding sulfur carrier protein ThiS codes for MRPTEQILLNGRPAPLVETVRDLVPDPDGRAVAVNGDVVPRAEHATRRLRPGDVVDVVTAVQGG; via the coding sequence ATGAGACCCACCGAGCAGATCCTGCTCAACGGGCGGCCCGCGCCGCTCGTCGAGACCGTGCGCGACCTGGTGCCCGACCCCGACGGCCGGGCGGTGGCCGTCAACGGCGACGTGGTGCCGCGCGCCGAGCACGCCACCCGCCGGTTGCGACCCGGCGACGTCGTCGACGTGGTGACGGCGGTGCAGGGCGGATGA
- a CDS encoding DUF1707 SHOCT-like domain-containing protein, whose protein sequence is MGEMEGRPPEPSMMRISHADRERVAELLRVAAGEGRLDLDELEERLDQTWAAKTYADLVPITHDLQPVDGSRTQVPSPRPGASPVRAPEHLSSRAIMGECKRQGEWRVPAQHTAFALMGSVLLDLREAVLESHETRIQASSVMGEVKVVVPAHVRVLVDGTPVMGEYSQGKDKTPPDLGPDSPVVRVEGVAVMGSVTVQRLPPPGTPKKYLGTY, encoded by the coding sequence ATGGGAGAGATGGAGGGACGCCCACCGGAGCCGTCGATGATGCGGATCTCGCACGCCGACCGCGAGCGCGTCGCCGAGCTGCTGCGCGTGGCCGCCGGCGAAGGCCGGCTCGACCTCGACGAGCTCGAGGAGCGCCTGGACCAGACCTGGGCGGCCAAGACGTACGCCGACCTGGTCCCGATCACCCACGACCTGCAGCCCGTCGACGGGTCTCGCACCCAGGTGCCGTCGCCCCGGCCGGGGGCGAGCCCGGTCAGGGCGCCCGAGCACCTGTCGTCGCGCGCGATCATGGGCGAGTGCAAGCGCCAGGGCGAGTGGCGGGTGCCGGCGCAGCACACCGCGTTCGCGCTGATGGGCAGCGTGCTGCTCGACCTGCGCGAGGCGGTCCTGGAGAGCCACGAGACCCGCATCCAGGCGAGCTCGGTGATGGGCGAGGTCAAGGTCGTGGTGCCGGCCCACGTGCGGGTGCTGGTCGACGGGACCCCGGTGATGGGGGAGTACTCCCAGGGCAAGGACAAGACGCCGCCCGACCTGGGCCCCGACTCCCCGGTCGTGCGGGTGGAGGGCGTGGCGGTGATGGGCTCGGTGACGGTGCAGCGGCTGCCCCCGCCGGGCACTCCGAAGAAGTATCTCGGCACCTACTGA
- a CDS encoding FAD-dependent oxidoreductase — protein MPRAGGEVVIGATSEEHDSPPVVTLGGVHALLEAARELLPGLDRAELLEALARDRPGTPDGLPLVGPTRDPGLVLATGHFRHGVLLAPLTAELVADHLETGRVDPATDPRRLRPLLENR, from the coding sequence GTGCCCCGGGCGGGTGGCGAGGTCGTCATCGGCGCGACGAGCGAGGAGCACGACTCGCCGCCCGTGGTGACCCTGGGCGGGGTGCACGCGCTGCTCGAGGCCGCCCGCGAGCTGCTGCCCGGCCTCGACCGCGCCGAGCTGCTCGAGGCGTTGGCCCGGGACCGGCCGGGCACCCCCGACGGGCTGCCGCTGGTGGGCCCGACCCGCGACCCCGGCCTGGTGCTGGCCACCGGCCACTTCCGCCACGGCGTGCTGCTGGCGCCGCTGACCGCCGAGCTGGTCGCGGACCACCTCGAGACCGGCCGGGTCGACCCGGCCACCGATCCCCGACGACTCCGACCACTCCTGGAGAACCGATGA
- a CDS encoding thiamine phosphate synthase: MLPRLFCLVGPTDDLSVLPDLARLGVRGFQVRAKHWSTRVDDRMALRLARDVVAAVRPHGATVVVDDRLDVALAAGADGVHLGALDLPVADARRLAPGLLVGATCRDADDVRRATQDGADYAGFGPVFDTLSKPGLPAPLGLDAISAATGDLPLLAIGGMDAPRAREARSAGAHGVAVIGALWRQPDPLLAARELLDAVA, from the coding sequence GTGCTGCCACGTCTGTTCTGCCTGGTCGGTCCGACCGACGACCTGTCCGTCCTGCCCGACCTGGCCCGGCTGGGGGTGCGCGGCTTCCAGGTGCGCGCCAAGCACTGGTCGACCCGGGTCGACGACCGCATGGCGCTGCGCCTGGCCCGTGACGTGGTCGCGGCGGTCCGCCCGCACGGGGCCACCGTCGTCGTCGACGACCGTCTCGACGTCGCGCTGGCGGCGGGCGCCGACGGGGTGCACCTGGGTGCGCTCGACCTGCCGGTCGCCGACGCGCGCCGCCTGGCACCGGGCCTGCTCGTCGGCGCGACCTGCCGCGACGCCGACGACGTACGCCGCGCGACCCAGGACGGCGCCGACTACGCGGGCTTCGGCCCGGTCTTCGACACCCTGAGCAAGCCTGGTCTGCCGGCGCCGCTGGGGCTCGACGCGATCAGCGCGGCCACCGGCGACCTGCCGCTCCTGGCCATCGGCGGGATGGACGCGCCTCGCGCCCGTGAGGCGCGGTCGGCGGGCGCCCACGGCGTCGCCGTCATCGGCGCCCTCTGGCGACAACCCGACCCACTGCTGGCCGCCCGGGAGCTGCTCGACGCCGTCGCGTGA
- a CDS encoding FAD-dependent oxidoreductase — MSAPGTTRVEVLGAGIVGLSLAEELLRRGHDVRVIDPAPARGASWAAAGMLTPAAEVWHDEPALLDLGRRSLALWPAYAERLGVALRLEGTLLVGRDAADLQEVERQAALVRRLGGRVEELDPRGLRGLEPTLSGRVLGGVLLPDDPSIDPRRVLAALLERVPVQPVPTPGWAEVTVLATGATPLPAAYAERAGLPPGCVRGVRGEVLRARSDDRRPARCAAGCADGPSTWCPGRVARSSSARRARSTTRRPW, encoded by the coding sequence GTGAGCGCCCCCGGCACCACCCGGGTCGAGGTGCTCGGGGCCGGGATCGTGGGCCTGTCGCTCGCCGAGGAGCTGCTGCGCCGCGGCCACGACGTGCGGGTGATCGACCCGGCACCGGCGCGGGGCGCCTCGTGGGCGGCCGCGGGCATGCTCACCCCGGCCGCCGAGGTCTGGCACGACGAGCCCGCGCTCCTCGACCTGGGGCGCCGCAGCCTCGCCCTGTGGCCGGCGTACGCCGAGCGGCTGGGCGTCGCGCTGCGTCTCGAGGGCACGCTGCTGGTCGGCCGCGACGCCGCCGACCTGCAGGAGGTCGAGCGCCAGGCCGCGCTGGTGCGCCGGCTCGGTGGACGCGTGGAGGAGCTCGACCCCCGCGGGCTGCGCGGCCTCGAGCCGACCCTCTCGGGCCGGGTGCTGGGCGGCGTGCTGCTGCCCGACGACCCGAGCATCGACCCGCGCCGGGTCCTGGCGGCGCTGCTCGAGCGCGTGCCCGTGCAGCCCGTGCCGACCCCCGGCTGGGCCGAGGTGACGGTGCTCGCCACCGGCGCGACCCCGCTGCCGGCGGCGTACGCCGAGCGGGCCGGCCTGCCGCCCGGGTGCGTGCGCGGCGTGCGCGGCGAGGTCCTGCGCGCGCGCAGCGACGACCGCCGGCCCGCACGGTGCGCGGCTGGGTGCGCGGACGGGCCGTCTACGTGGTGCCCCGGGCGGGTGGCGAGGTCGTCATCGGCGCGACGAGCGAGGAGCACGACTCGCCGCCCGTGGTGA
- a CDS encoding DUF222 domain-containing protein — protein MLGKPVVGEMSEDAVLDTAASLATTAQQAEVQMLVVAYRWAVLNDPDHKLDPTESAKPGREQARQYGGVGTRPVSEFAASLLGARIGRSTYAASALIADAQDLQDRHPVLWGRVLAGEVRASYARFVASKTRELDALEAGWVDAEVAESADGRIPWTRFEALVVGKVAAAAPELAREKEERARRATFAKRIGTPEHGMASFLIRAPIPVIEQLDTAIGAVAERLREQFPDDPHAAEVLRQPVGEEQPDAAPTAVNNDERRVLAVLMLANPDTRPDDLDLTGLAPRAEIVVHLDGRSIADAGEPLPPIGRVEGHGPVTREWVRDVLGPHAKFTIRPVLDPLGQVPVDAYEIPARHRRAVRVISPADVFPFSSCTSDSMQVDHTDPWAPGDAGGTSEVGNYGPMTTLHHRVKTHGHMRVKQPYPGVFVWLDPYGALYLVDHTGTRRIDHAA, from the coding sequence ATGCTCGGGAAGCCGGTGGTGGGGGAGATGTCGGAGGACGCTGTCCTCGACACTGCTGCCTCGCTCGCGACCACCGCGCAGCAGGCGGAGGTGCAGATGCTGGTGGTGGCGTATCGGTGGGCGGTGCTCAACGATCCCGACCACAAGCTGGACCCGACCGAGTCCGCTAAGCCGGGGCGGGAGCAGGCCAGGCAGTACGGCGGTGTGGGGACGCGGCCGGTCAGTGAGTTCGCGGCGTCGTTGCTGGGGGCACGGATCGGGCGCAGCACCTATGCGGCGTCGGCGTTGATCGCGGATGCGCAGGACCTGCAGGACCGCCACCCGGTGTTGTGGGGGCGGGTGCTGGCTGGTGAGGTCCGTGCCTCCTATGCCCGGTTCGTGGCGTCGAAGACTCGCGAGCTCGACGCCCTGGAGGCGGGCTGGGTCGATGCGGAGGTGGCGGAGTCCGCGGACGGGCGTATCCCGTGGACCCGGTTCGAGGCGCTGGTGGTCGGGAAGGTCGCGGCTGCGGCACCGGAGCTGGCGCGGGAGAAGGAGGAACGGGCCCGGCGGGCGACGTTCGCGAAGAGGATCGGCACACCCGAGCACGGGATGGCCTCGTTCCTGATCCGCGCCCCCATTCCCGTGATCGAGCAGCTCGACACCGCCATCGGCGCCGTCGCGGAGCGGCTGCGCGAGCAGTTCCCCGATGATCCGCACGCGGCCGAGGTCCTGCGCCAGCCGGTGGGTGAGGAGCAGCCCGACGCCGCTCCCACCGCGGTCAACAACGACGAGCGGCGGGTGCTGGCGGTGCTGATGCTTGCCAACCCCGACACCCGCCCAGACGACCTGGACCTGACCGGTCTGGCACCCAGAGCAGAGATCGTGGTCCACCTCGACGGCCGCTCCATCGCTGATGCCGGCGAACCTCTGCCGCCGATCGGCCGCGTGGAGGGCCACGGCCCGGTGACCCGCGAGTGGGTCCGCGACGTCCTCGGACCCCACGCGAAGTTCACGATCCGCCCGGTGCTGGACCCGTTGGGACAGGTGCCGGTCGACGCCTACGAGATCCCGGCCCGACATAGGCGGGCCGTGCGGGTGATCTCGCCGGCCGACGTGTTCCCCTTCTCCTCCTGCACCAGCGACAGCATGCAGGTCGACCACACCGACCCCTGGGCACCCGGGGACGCCGGGGGTACGAGCGAGGTCGGGAACTACGGGCCGATGACCACCCTCCACCACCGCGTCAAGACCCACGGGCACATGCGGGTCAAGCAGCCCTACCCCGGCGTGTTCGTGTGGCTCGACCCCTACGGCGCGCTCTACCTCGTCGACCACACCGGCACCCGCCGCATCGACCACGCCGCCTGA
- a CDS encoding class II fumarate hydratase gives MSEHDESAEVRIEHDSMGEVEVPRDALWRAQTQRAVQNFPISGTPIEPALVHAIGQVKAAAATVNGELGVLEPEQARAVTEAAQRVAAGEHDDAFPVDVFQTGSGTSSNMNANEVIASLAARAGTEVHPNDHVNASQSSNDTFPTAIHVAAALAVVDDLLPAIDTLAASLEAKAEKFAGLVKSGRTHLMDATPVMLGQEMGGYAATVRYAAERLEAVLPRVRELPLGGTAVGTGINTPAGFAARVIEVLGERTGQPFSEARNHFEAQGTRDSLVELSGALKTYAVGLTKICNDLRWMASGPTTGLAEIHLPDLQPGSSIMPGKVNPVIPEATLMVCFQVVGNDAAVTAAGASGSFELNVAMPVIARNVLESVRLLAASSRVLAERTVDGITADAERMRTYAESSPSVVTPLNKHIGYEEAAKVAKAALAEGRTIREQVLAMGYVERGDLTEAQLDSALDVESMTHP, from the coding sequence ATGAGCGAGCACGACGAGAGCGCCGAGGTCCGGATCGAGCACGACTCCATGGGCGAGGTCGAGGTGCCCCGCGACGCGCTGTGGCGCGCGCAGACGCAACGGGCGGTGCAGAACTTCCCGATCAGCGGCACCCCGATCGAGCCGGCCCTGGTGCACGCCATCGGCCAGGTCAAGGCCGCAGCCGCCACCGTCAACGGCGAGCTGGGCGTGCTGGAGCCCGAGCAGGCCCGTGCGGTCACCGAGGCCGCGCAGCGGGTGGCGGCCGGTGAGCACGACGACGCCTTCCCCGTCGACGTCTTCCAGACCGGGTCGGGCACCTCGTCCAACATGAACGCCAACGAGGTGATCGCCTCGCTGGCGGCCCGGGCCGGCACCGAGGTGCACCCCAACGACCACGTCAACGCCAGCCAGTCGAGCAACGACACCTTCCCCACCGCCATCCACGTCGCGGCGGCCCTCGCCGTGGTCGACGACCTGCTCCCCGCCATCGACACGCTGGCCGCCTCCCTCGAGGCCAAGGCCGAGAAGTTCGCCGGCCTGGTGAAGTCGGGGCGCACGCACCTGATGGACGCCACCCCGGTGATGCTCGGCCAGGAGATGGGCGGGTACGCCGCCACCGTGCGCTACGCCGCCGAGCGGCTGGAGGCGGTGCTCCCCCGGGTCCGCGAGCTGCCGCTCGGCGGCACCGCGGTCGGCACCGGCATCAACACCCCCGCCGGCTTCGCCGCCCGGGTCATCGAGGTGCTGGGCGAGCGCACCGGGCAGCCGTTCTCGGAGGCCCGCAACCACTTCGAGGCCCAGGGCACCCGCGACTCCCTCGTCGAGCTCAGCGGCGCCCTCAAGACGTACGCCGTCGGGCTGACGAAGATCTGCAACGACCTGCGCTGGATGGCCTCCGGACCGACGACCGGGCTGGCCGAGATCCACCTGCCCGACCTGCAGCCGGGCTCGAGCATCATGCCGGGCAAGGTCAACCCGGTCATCCCGGAGGCGACGCTCATGGTCTGCTTCCAGGTCGTCGGCAACGACGCGGCGGTGACCGCGGCCGGGGCCAGCGGCTCCTTCGAGCTCAACGTCGCCATGCCGGTGATCGCGCGCAACGTCCTGGAGTCGGTGCGGCTGCTGGCCGCCTCGTCGCGGGTGCTCGCCGAGCGGACCGTCGACGGCATCACCGCCGACGCCGAGCGGATGCGCACCTACGCAGAGTCCTCGCCCTCGGTGGTGACGCCCCTCAACAAGCACATCGGCTACGAGGAGGCCGCCAAGGTGGCCAAGGCCGCGCTGGCCGAGGGGCGCACGATCCGCGAGCAGGTGCTGGCGATGGGCTACGTCGAGCGCGGGGACCTGACCGAGGCGCAGCTCGACAGCGCCCTCGACGTCGAGAGCATGACCCACCCGTGA
- a CDS encoding fumarate hydratase gives MSEAEFRYSDLLPTGKDDTPYRLITTEGVSTVDVEGQTFLKVSPEAIQRLTAEAMHDIAHYLRPAHLAQLRKIIDDPEASGNDRFVATDLLKNVNISAGGVLPMCQDTGTAIVMGKKSEGVLTGVDDGEAISRGVHEAYTKLNLRYSQLAPLTTYEEKNTGTNLPAQIEIYSTPQTSGKPEYKFLFMAKGGGSANKSFLFQETKAILNPTRMLQFLDEKIRSLGTAACPPYHLAVVIGGTSAEFALKTAKYASAHYLDNLPTEGSMDAHGFRDLELEEQVFELTQSFGIGAQFGGKYFCHDVRVVRLPRHGASCPVAIAVSCSADRQALGKITPEGVFLEQLETDPAHYLPETTDDALEAASDVVQIDLNQPMADILAELTKHPVKTRLSLTGPLVVARDIAHAKIQERLDAGEGMPEYLKDHAVYYAGPAKTPEGYASGSFGPTTAGRMDSYVKSFQAEGGSMVMLAKGNRSKQVTESCDEHGGFYLGSIGGPAARLAQDCIKSVEVLEYPELGMEAVWKIEVEDFPAFIVVDDKGNDFFTDPGGAVTVPISGIRVRSAQ, from the coding sequence GTGAGCGAAGCCGAGTTCCGTTACTCCGACCTGCTGCCGACCGGCAAGGACGACACGCCCTACCGGTTGATCACCACCGAGGGCGTCTCGACCGTCGACGTCGAGGGCCAGACCTTCCTCAAGGTCAGCCCGGAGGCGATCCAGCGCCTGACCGCCGAGGCGATGCACGACATCGCGCACTACCTGCGCCCGGCCCACCTGGCCCAGCTGCGCAAGATCATCGACGACCCCGAGGCGTCGGGCAACGACCGGTTCGTGGCCACCGACCTGCTCAAGAACGTCAACATCTCCGCCGGCGGCGTGCTGCCGATGTGCCAGGACACCGGCACCGCGATCGTGATGGGCAAGAAGTCCGAGGGCGTGCTGACCGGCGTCGACGACGGCGAGGCGATCAGCCGCGGCGTCCACGAGGCCTACACGAAGCTCAACCTGCGCTACTCGCAGCTCGCGCCGCTGACGACGTACGAGGAGAAGAACACCGGCACCAACCTGCCGGCCCAGATCGAGATCTACTCCACCCCGCAGACCAGCGGGAAGCCGGAGTACAAGTTCCTCTTCATGGCCAAGGGCGGCGGCTCGGCCAACAAGTCGTTCCTGTTCCAGGAGACCAAGGCGATCCTCAACCCCACGAGGATGCTGCAGTTCCTCGACGAGAAGATCCGCTCGCTCGGCACCGCCGCCTGCCCGCCGTACCACCTGGCCGTGGTCATCGGCGGCACCAGCGCGGAGTTCGCGCTCAAGACCGCCAAGTACGCCTCGGCGCACTACCTGGACAACCTGCCCACCGAGGGCTCGATGGACGCCCACGGCTTCCGCGACCTCGAGCTGGAGGAGCAGGTCTTCGAGCTGACCCAGTCGTTCGGCATCGGCGCGCAGTTCGGCGGCAAGTACTTCTGCCACGACGTGCGCGTGGTGCGCCTGCCCCGCCACGGCGCCTCCTGCCCGGTCGCGATCGCCGTGTCGTGCTCGGCCGACCGCCAGGCGCTGGGCAAGATCACCCCCGAGGGCGTCTTCCTCGAGCAGCTCGAGACCGACCCGGCGCACTACCTGCCGGAGACCACCGACGACGCCCTCGAGGCGGCCTCCGACGTGGTGCAGATCGACCTCAACCAGCCGATGGCCGACATCCTCGCCGAGCTCACCAAGCACCCGGTCAAGACCCGGCTCTCGCTGACCGGGCCGCTGGTCGTGGCCCGCGACATCGCGCACGCCAAGATCCAGGAGCGCCTCGACGCCGGCGAGGGCATGCCGGAGTACCTCAAGGACCACGCGGTCTACTACGCCGGCCCGGCCAAGACCCCCGAGGGCTACGCCTCCGGGTCCTTCGGCCCGACGACCGCCGGCCGGATGGACTCCTACGTGAAGTCCTTCCAGGCCGAGGGCGGCTCGATGGTGATGCTCGCCAAGGGCAACCGCTCCAAGCAGGTCACCGAGTCGTGCGACGAGCACGGCGGGTTCTACCTCGGCTCGATCGGCGGCCCCGCCGCCCGCCTGGCGCAGGACTGCATCAAGTCGGTCGAGGTGCTGGAGTACCCCGAGCTCGGCATGGAGGCGGTCTGGAAGATCGAGGTCGAGGACTTCCCCGCCTTCATCGTCGTCGACGACAAGGGCAACGACTTCTTCACCGACCCCGGCGGCGCGGTGACCGTGCCGATCTCGGGCATCCGGGTCCGCTCCGCGCAGTAG
- a CDS encoding thiazole synthase, producing the protein MSDVTTTAPGLRIAGEDLSSRLFLGTGGLPRLSLLPAVLEAAAPALVTVSVRRTSSTGSGGLLDLLRRAGVRVLPNTAGCTSAREAVLTARLAREALGTTWVKLEVIGDETSLAPDVVELLDAAATLVRDGFTVLPYTTADPVVARRLEDVGCAAVMPLGSPIGSGLGVLDPHAVEAVVAATSLPVVLDAGVGTASDAALAMELGCAAVLAASAVTRAEDPVAMAAALSRAVEAGHLARCAGRIPRRAVARASSPTAGRIG; encoded by the coding sequence ATGAGCGACGTGACCACCACCGCTCCCGGGCTGCGGATCGCGGGGGAGGACCTGTCCTCCCGCCTGTTCCTCGGGACCGGCGGCCTGCCCCGCCTGTCCCTGCTGCCGGCCGTCCTCGAGGCCGCCGCCCCCGCGCTGGTCACGGTGTCGGTGCGGCGCACCTCGAGCACCGGCAGCGGCGGCCTGCTCGACCTGCTGCGCCGCGCCGGGGTGCGGGTGCTGCCCAACACCGCCGGCTGCACGTCGGCGCGCGAGGCGGTGCTCACCGCCCGCCTGGCCCGCGAGGCGCTCGGCACCACCTGGGTCAAGCTCGAGGTGATCGGCGACGAGACCAGTCTGGCGCCCGACGTCGTCGAGCTGCTCGACGCCGCCGCGACCCTGGTGCGCGACGGGTTCACGGTGCTGCCCTACACCACCGCAGACCCGGTGGTCGCGCGCCGGCTCGAGGACGTCGGCTGCGCCGCGGTCATGCCGCTCGGCTCCCCGATCGGCTCCGGCCTCGGCGTCCTCGATCCGCACGCCGTCGAGGCCGTCGTCGCCGCCACCAGCCTGCCGGTCGTCCTGGACGCCGGGGTGGGCACCGCCAGCGACGCGGCCCTGGCGATGGAGCTGGGCTGCGCGGCCGTGCTCGCGGCCAGCGCCGTCACCCGGGCCGAGGACCCGGTGGCGATGGCGGCGGCGCTGTCCCGGGCCGTGGAGGCCGGGCACCTCGCACGCTGTGCGGGCCGCATCCCGAGGCGGGCCGTGGCCCGGGCCTCGAGCCCCACCGCGGGGAGGATCGGGTGA
- a CDS encoding thiamine phosphate synthase produces MSAGHAGSGRPLPRLLLLTDRAQLAKGRGLAATVRECAAAGLEAVVVREHDLDERCFGALVETLLAVPGLTVLTSRRPHPGAAGLHLAAHQPAPTTGRFGRSCHDAGELARAAAEGAGWATLSPYAASASKPGHGPVVDPGLLAHPGLPIWALGGIDETRAADALRHGAAGVAVMGAVMRAREPAGVVAALLAALDGADR; encoded by the coding sequence GTGAGCGCCGGCCACGCCGGGTCCGGCCGGCCCCTGCCCCGGCTGCTGCTGCTCACCGACCGGGCCCAGCTGGCCAAGGGCCGAGGGCTGGCCGCGACCGTGCGCGAGTGCGCCGCCGCAGGGCTGGAGGCGGTCGTGGTGCGCGAGCACGACCTCGACGAGCGCTGCTTCGGCGCCCTGGTCGAGACCCTGCTGGCGGTCCCCGGCCTGACGGTGCTGACCTCGCGCCGGCCCCACCCCGGCGCCGCCGGGCTCCACCTCGCCGCCCACCAGCCGGCCCCGACGACCGGGCGCTTCGGGCGCTCGTGCCACGACGCCGGCGAGCTGGCCCGCGCCGCGGCCGAGGGTGCCGGCTGGGCGACCCTGTCGCCGTACGCCGCCAGCGCGAGCAAGCCGGGCCACGGCCCGGTCGTCGACCCGGGGCTGCTCGCCCACCCGGGCCTGCCGATCTGGGCGCTCGGCGGCATCGACGAGACCCGTGCCGCCGACGCGCTGCGCCACGGCGCGGCCGGGGTGGCGGTGATGGGCGCGGTGATGCGTGCCCGGGAGCCGGCCGGCGTGGTCGCCGCCCTGCTGGCGGCGCTCGACGGAGCGGACCGGTGA
- a CDS encoding spermidine synthase gives MEHVEIARAETERGELVLSERRDDNAPASLELRANGVFVMDTVEVATERALATAALALVEEPRAVVVGGLGLGYTMHEVLADSRVERCAVVEIEEALVGWMRDGTIPHGPTLLADERVTVVQADIAVAMAEARPATYDLVLLDVDNGPGYLVHEGNAGLYEQAFLSTVEAVLRPGGALVVWSAAEAPDLETALRAVFAEVDVRRHDVRLQDRDEQYLLYVARPGPRD, from the coding sequence GTGGAGCACGTGGAGATCGCCCGGGCCGAGACCGAGCGCGGGGAGCTGGTGCTCAGCGAGCGCCGTGACGACAACGCACCGGCCTCGCTCGAGCTGCGCGCCAACGGCGTCTTCGTGATGGACACCGTCGAGGTCGCCACCGAGCGGGCCCTGGCGACCGCCGCCCTGGCCCTGGTCGAGGAGCCGCGGGCGGTCGTCGTCGGCGGCTTGGGCCTCGGCTACACGATGCACGAGGTGCTGGCCGACTCGCGCGTCGAGCGGTGCGCGGTGGTGGAGATCGAGGAGGCGCTGGTCGGCTGGATGCGCGACGGCACGATCCCCCACGGCCCGACCCTGCTCGCCGACGAGCGGGTCACCGTGGTGCAGGCCGACATCGCGGTCGCGATGGCCGAGGCCCGGCCGGCGACCTACGACCTCGTGCTCCTCGACGTCGACAACGGGCCCGGCTACCTGGTCCACGAGGGCAACGCCGGGCTCTACGAGCAGGCCTTCCTCAGCACCGTGGAGGCGGTGCTGCGCCCCGGCGGTGCGCTGGTCGTCTGGTCGGCCGCCGAGGCCCCCGACCTCGAGACGGCCCTGCGCGCGGTCTTCGCCGAGGTCGACGTACGCCGCCACGACGTGCGGCTGCAGGACCGCGACGAGCAGTACCTGCTCTACGTGGCGCGCCCCGGCCCCCGCGACTGA